The Alkalihalophilus pseudofirmus nucleotide sequence CAATGTTAATTGGAGTCCTTTAAGCAAGTAAGGAAGGACATTCATATAATGAGGACTGATGAATGCGAATGTAGTCAACGTTCTCACCTCAATTTAATTTTTTTCAGCTATTATTTGATAGATTAGAAGAAAAATGGCGTGACACGCAGTTGTCACGCCACTTCGATCTTACTTACATTCCATCAGGACGCTCGCCGAACCATTTTTCATATAGCTCAGCATAAGTTCCGTTTTCTTTTAATGTCGTTAAGGCTTCATCTGCAATATCACGAAGCTCTGAACCTTTAGGGAAAGCAATCCCATATTCTTCACCAGTCAGCGCCTCACCAACTGTTTTTAACTGGCCTCCGCCTTCTGTTGATGCATAATACTGAACGTTTGGAATGTCATAGATTACAGCATCAGCACGCCCCTGAATAACATTCTGGTATGCTTCTGTAATTTGAGGAAATGCTTCTGGCGTTCCTCCTGTATTTTCACGGATGTACGTTTCACTTGTAGAGCCTGTACGAGTGGCTACTACTTTTCCGTCTAAGTCATCTACAGAGTTGATTTCATCATTGTCCGCATGAACGGCAACAATTAAACCGGCATCATAGTATGGCTGAGAGAAGTCGATGTTCTCTTTACGCTCTTCTGTAATGGTCATACCTGCAATCCCAATATCAAAGCGTCCAGAACCAATTCCTGCTACGATTCCATCAAACTCCATCGCTTCAAATTCAATATCAAAACCTGCTTCTTCTGCAATAGCTGTCATTAGATCAATGTCAAACCCAACAAGTTCCCCAGTCTCTTCATCTAAAAACTCAAAAGGGACATAGGCATTATCTGTTGCTACAACGTAAGATTCTCTTTCTCCGTCTTCAGCCGCTGCACCGTTATCAGCCTCACTGCTCGTGTCCTCTGAGCCACATGCAGTAGCTACAAGGAGCAGCCCGCCAAATACTACTGATTTCCAATAACTTTTCTTCATCAAATTCCCCCTTTTTATTTAGAAGAGCCATATGTAAATAATTCAAGGACTCTACATTACAGAATTATAACATAAAATAAAATTTTCTGAAAATAATATGTGAACTTATAGTAGAATATGGGAGTGAACTGATTCCCTTAATAAAAAGCAAAGATAGAAAACAATCATTCTCTTTTCAAGAGGGGAAAAGAGCTGGTATATTTAATAATGTGAAAAAGTATGGTTTATTTATACATAACCGGGGAAGGGGTAAAGGGATAGTTCTGTTTGTTTGATTTAAGATAATCGTAGTGAAAAGGGGGAGCTGTTATGAATGTATATAAAGCTCATATTGTTCATCCACATACTCAAATTCCTCTAATTGCTTATTTTAATGAGCGAGATGGCTATGTAACATTTGAAAAAGATGAAGCAGTATTAAATATTCTTTATGAATTAAAAAATGATCTCGAACAAGACAAATACTTTCAAGTAAATCTAGAACAGGCGTCTAATATCTGTCTTACCCAATACCCAGTAGAAGACCTATCTGAAGCCGTGCTTTTTGTAACTAAATTAGGGTTAAGTGCAGACGATGTTGAGTTCAAGCAAATGATCCTTCATTAGACAGAAAAAGAGGCTGGGACAATCAATTAAACACTTTTGTCCCAGCCATTTTTGTGCTTCTATCATTTATTCGTCATCAACTACTGGATATACACCATTTTCATCATGTGTTTCTTTTCCTGTAATAGGAGGGTTGAATACACATACCATGCGCATATCTGTCTTTGCACGAAGAAGGTGTTCATCATTTTCATCTAACGCATAGATCTCATCTTTTTTGATCGGCCAAACTTTATTATCTTTAAGCGTTTCTACTTCTCCTTCACCTTCAATGCAGTAGACCGCTTCTAGGTGGTTTTGATACCAAATATGAGTTTCTGTACCTGCTTTAATAACCGTATCATGGACAGAATACCCCATGCCATCTTTCTTTAATAGCAGACGGCGGCTCGTCCAATTTTCACCTTTTACTTCTTGATCTGATCCGATAATGTCTTTAAGAGCTACTACTTTCATGTTTGATTACCTCCGAATTTAGTATGATTATCGTGTTGAAATAATAAGAGAAGAGGGAGCAGCCAGGACTCCCTCATAATAGTGCGTCCTTAGTTAGCAACTGGCTCAGCTGCTTCAAGAGCTGTTTTAACACTTGCTTCAATGATTTCAAAGCCAGCCTCAAGGCCTGCATCATCAATAATTAATGGTGGGAAGAGCTTGAATACCTCATCTTTTGGTCCGGATGTTTCCATAATTAAACCGCGATTAAATGCTTCCGCAGCAATTTTTTCAGACAACCCTTCCACAACAGATGCAATACCGACCATATAGCCGCGTCCACGTACTTCGCCTTTTACTTCAGGGTACTTCTCTACAATACTTTCTAAGAACGAGTAAATACGCTCAGAACGCTTTTGAATGTTGTGTTCAAATTCAGGATCCTTCCAGAATTCTAATGCCGCAGTTGCTGTGATGAATGCATGGTTATTTCCGCGGAAGGTACCATTATGTTCACCTGGTGCCCAGATGTCTAAGTCTGGACGAATAAGAGTGATAGCAAGAGGTAGACCATAACCGCCGATTGATTTAGACATACATACGATATCTGGTTTAATTCCTGCTTTCTCAAAACTGAAGAACGTACCTGTACGGCCGACACCAGCTTGAACATCGTCGACAATGAGTAAAATGCCCCAACGCTTACAAATCGCTTCGATTCGTTGTAACCACTCGAAACTTGCAGCATTAATACCGCCTTCACCTTGGACTGTCTCGAGAATCATCGCAGCAGGAATGTCAACTCCACTGCCGCCATCCTCTAGGAAGCGTTCGAGATACTCCAGAGTGTCGAGGCCTTCGTTTACAAAGCTGTCGTATGGCATTGTTACTACATTTTGTAATGGTATTCCTGCACCTTTACGTTTAAAGGCGTTACCAGTTACGGAAAGTGAACCAATCGTCATGCCGTGGAAACCGTTAGTGAAACTAATAATATCTGTGCGGCCGGTTACCTTACGAGCAAGCTTTAAAGCACTCTCAACTGTATTCGTACCAGTCGGTCCTGGGAACATGACTTTGTACTCTAAATTGCGTGGTTTTAATATGACTTCATTGAATGTCTCAAGGAATTCAGCTTTCGGCTGTGTAGCCATATCAAGAGAGTGGGTAATACCATCACTCATAATATAATTAACCAGCTTTTCTTTCATGCTGTCTTCATTGTGTCCGTAATTAAGGGCACCGGCACCAGAGAAGAAATCTAAATATTCTTTTCCAGATTCATCCCACATTTTGTACCCTTTTGCTTTAGTGAAGACCGTTGGAAAACTACGGCAATAACTTCTTACCTCAGATTCTAATTGAGCGAATATATTCATATCAGTTTGTTTCATCGTTACTTTCTCCTCCTTCATATACTTACTACCTTACTAGGTATGGGTATTTTGTTGATTCGCAGATTATCACGTGAAACATATCAATAACTTTTAAGTTACCTTAATGGTCCTATTCGAAACGTTAATTCTTTTTCATGGTTATCTCCAGGGAATAATTCTTCAGGAAAACACTCTAGGACTTCACACTCTGTGTTGTGATCACGTGCTAACCTTTTGAACAAGGATTGTGACGCTTTGTTGGATGGGGTGACTGTAGCCTCTACATATTGAACGTCCTTACAACCTTCTCTTTTTACTAATTCGTTTAGCATTTGAGAGGCAAGGCCCCGTCCTCGCTGTGAGGCATCCACTCCGATTTGCCACACAAAAACGACATCTGGTTTTGTGGGAGGGATGAAAGCGGTGATGAAGCCAACGACACGATCTTCATCTTTTGCAACGACACATGTTTCTGCAAAAAATTCGCACATCATAATGTACTTGTAAGCAGAATTTTGATCCAATGTAGAATGATTAACTAATTCCCACATTGCTGCCCCATCATTAACAGTTGGTTTCAATAGGTTAATATCAGTTACATTTTTAGCAGTTGCAGTTGCTTGTTGACTAGTAATGTCAGTTTCCTCCTTAACATTTTTCTTTTGATCGTCGTTATTACGTATTTAATCATATGATGATGCGTGGATGATCGCAAACTAGCTTAACAAGGATTATCACGCTTATATAGGGCTTAGGTGGGGTGAAGGTAGGTAAGGGCGGTGATTGTTTTAAATGCTACAGTATCGTTAAGTATTCTAACAAATCGATAAAATCAAACAATCAGAAAAATCTAGTATTAAAGTTATAAAACCCTTGCCTAGCATAGGGTTTGACTGATATGTAGGACCTATAAAAAAACACACAACAGGCGAAGGGCCGATTGTGTGTTTTTTGTAAAGATTATTGTTGGTTTTTCTTTTGACGCTTTCCAGCAGCTTTTTGCTGTTGTTGACGTGCTTGTTCAGCACTTGAACCTTCAGCAAATTCGTTCGCAAATTCTGCTTGGTGTTGTTGCTGCTGTTGCATTTCTTGTTGTTGTTTATTACGATTCTTCTTTGCCATGATTCATTCCCCCTGTAGGTAAATGTCAGACAAGCAAGTGCTTTGCTTATCTACCTATAGTATGGATGGAACGAAAGGTTTTATAAGTGTTAGCTTTTGGCAGGACGTCTTGCCGCACGGTCTGCAGCTCTGAATTCAGAAGCAAATCGAACTTCTTGTGCTTTGCGTAATGTACTTCGTTCTTCTGTTGCGTGACGTTTTTTACTCTCCATATATACCCCTCACTTTCACTTATGAATAGTCTTAGTGTGGGCAAATAATAGAAAAATAATCCATTATGCTTCTTTTGCTTCAAACGGTTGAGAGTATGGTTGAGAAAATGTTTGAGATTGTTCAAGCTCTTGTCTCATTAAGTGTAGGTGATACTGATCTTTTTCAATTTGAAACAAGTCATATACTTCTTGGTCTTTATTAATTTGTTGATACACATCTGTTCTAATTTCATTTGCTAACGTACAATACGGAAGCTTTGTTGCCGCTTTGATCGAACGAATATTTTCCTTTCTAATGCGCATAAACACTGTTTGAATCTCACATTGAAAAAATAATTCACTAAAAAAGGCATCCTTGGCAGCTTGATTATAGCCTTTGCCAAAATAAGGTTTGCCAATCCATGTACCTAAAAACCCGCTATGATCGTTAACATCAAACAAGTTAATCGTTCCAATCGGCTCGCCCCACTCATCGACGATCGTTCTGGATATGAGTTCGCCGCGTTCTTCAGCTTCAATGGTTTGTTTTGTTAAGAAAGCAAACTCATCATAAGATGAAGCTTTATGACGAACATATGGAAAAACAGCCGGGTCCACCATCAGTTCGAACAAAGCATGAGAATCAGCGACGTCTCGTCTCTTTAAAATCACAAAAAACCCTCCTTTTAACATGAGGGCAGGTGAGTTCTCCCACCCTCGAATTTAATATAATGAAGTATCAAATTCGGGGTGGGAATCGAACCCACTAGAACCAGTTGAATGGTGGCGCACCAATTGCCTTCCCAAAGCTTATATAATTGTTTATAAGGTCAAATAACACGATATAGTAGCAATACAATAGATTAAGTGGTGATATAGTGTATATTGAATACGTATTCGCGTGTATGCTCCTTAATCCTTCTTTATATTAAATGTTTTTTGTTAAAAAAGATACTGTTTTTTGTAAAAAAATAATGAAGAAATTTTTACAAAAACAAGCACTATTTTAGCAGGTCGCAAAGAGCAGGTTTTAAGTCTCTAAAATGATACGTGTAGCCTAATTTTTCAGCTTTTACAGGAAGCACTTTCTGCCCATCTAATACCAGGGTGCTCATTTCACCTAACGCCATTTTTAAAGCAAAAGACGGGGCAGGAAGCCAGTGAGGTCTACCTAATACGTCCCCAACTACTTTCCCGAAATCATTCATTTGCAGCGGGTGAGGGGAAGTTACATTAATTGGCCCCTCTGCGGCTTTTTGTTTTAAAGAGAATAAGATTAAGCCGACGACATCATCGATATGAACCCAAGAAAACCATTGCTTACCTGAACCTAATGGACCTCCTGCAAATAGTTTATAAGGAAGCAGCATTCGATTTAGTGCTCCTTCTTCTTTTGACAAGACAATCCCAAAGCGGGTAAAAACAGTGCGAATGCCAAGCTCTTGTGCTTTTATAGCTTCTTTTTCCCATTCAATCACAACATCACTGAGAAAATTGCGTTCAACCGGTGATGACTCTTCAGTGAACGTTTCTGTTAAAGAGTTCCCGTAGTAGCCTGTCGCAGAAGCATTGACTAAAACATCAGGTTTCTTATCTAATTTTTCGAGAATGGAGATCACTTCTTTTGTTGCAGCAATCCGGCTCGATTTAATCCTTTTCTTGCGCTCTTCTGTCCACCTGCCCTCACCAATAGACTCCCCCGCAAGATTAACAATCGCATCAATGCCTTCTAATTCCTTTTCCGGTTTGGCCCCTTCACTTAACCACTTTATATAGGTGACAGACGGTTGTTCTGGTTTGTTATCTGGGTTTCTTGTTAAAATGTAAACAGAATGACCTTCTTTTGTTAAGGCAGAGGTTAATTTAGAACCGATAAAACCAGTCCCGCCTGTTACAGCAATTTTCATAATGAGCCTCCTAATTTAGATGTTATATAAGACTTTACCCATTTATAGCTTTAAATAGTCTCACTGATTGGGCTGCTTTCATGATAGTTGAAGCGATGTATGGAAGGGAAGCGAGGAGAACTCAATGATTAAAATTACAAAGGTTTCCGTGCAAAAAAGAAGTAAAGAACGGTACAACATATTTATAGACAGAGGGCAAGGAGAAGAATACGGATTTAGTGTAGATGAAGATATTCTAATCAAGATTGGACTACGTAAGGGGCTTGAAATAGAGGAAGATGAGTTAAAAGAAATTCTAGACAAGGATGAAGAAAAGAAAACACATCATCTAGCTCTTCATTTCTTATCTTATCGAATGAGATCGGTCAAGGAGATGATGGAGTATCTACAGAAAAAAGAACGTGAGTCAAAACATATAGATACTGTAGTAAAAAGACTGCTTGATCAGAATCTCCTAAACGACGAAATGTTTGCTGCATCCTACATTGAATCAAAAAAACTTACTTTATTAAAAGGTCCTTTAAAATTAAAACAGGAGCTTAGTCAAAAAGGAGTTGGACAAGCACATATTGAAACTGCACTCGAGGGTTTTACAGAAGATGAACAAATCGATAAGCTTATAAAATGGATCGCAAAAAAAGAAAGCCGTAAACCAAAACAATCTGTAAGTGCCTATAAACAAAAGCTTGCAGGACAGTTAATGAATAAGGGTTTTACGCACTCTATTATTGAACAGGCCATGAGAGAAGTTACTTTTGAAGTAGATAATGAAGAGGAATGGGAAGCTTTAACGTATCAAGCGAGCAAGCTTAAGCGGAAATACAGTTCTAAATATGAGGGCTATGAATATCTGCAGCGAATGAAGCAAGCCTTATACCAAAAGGGATTTCCGATCGAAATGATTAATGAGTACTTATCACGAGAAAATGAAGACGATATGGATTAATTTTTTTAGGTTATTTGCTATACTACAAATAGAAATATAATGGGGGCTATAACAGTGGATGAGAAACGTTTCAGTGAAATGACAACATATGAACTTCAACAAGAAATTCAAAAGTTGAACGAGAAAGCAAAGAAGGCAGAACAACTTGGAATGATGAATGAATTTGCCGTACACGAAAGACGAATGATTATGGCTAAAGCCTATTTATTAGACCCAGCTGATTTTAAACCGGGCAAAGAATACATGTTGAATGATGAGGGATCAACCTTTCAGATCTCCTACTTAAATGGCCATTTTGCATGGGGGTATCGTGATAACGGGACAACACTTGATGCGGTGCCGATTTCGTTATTAAAACAAAAATAAGGATGAAGCGAGGCTTCATCCTTATAAAGGGCTACGAACGTTTTCTTGTTTGTACTTCAAGTACAATATTGTGGTAACTTTGTTCGGTTTCACCATTCACTTGATGGAAAGCGTGCTTAGGATTAGCGCGCGGCGAACAAAAAGGATCTTTATATGGAAACTTCTTATGTGGCTTGCCCATCACATACACCTCCGTAAGAATCGTTGCTATTGATTTTTATTTGCACGTGCCATTCTTTCTTGGGGATGATCATTAATTGATCCATCTGGACGTTTAGATAAAAAAGCATCGTTTTCTTTTTCGGTAAATTTTCTTGATTCTGGGAAGTCTTTCGCTTTATTACGCATCGTGAGGTGAACCTCCTTTAATTAAACGCCATTTTAAGGCAGTAAGCCATCATCTAAATCAGTAACTGGCTCATCAATAGTATAAGCTTGTTTTTCATAAAAGATTAGACGTAGATATTGTTAATGGAGGAAAGAGAAAAGATGGAGACTATTTTTAAACGATTGACAGAAGAATTATTAGCTGTGAATAATGAATTAACTGCTGAAGCTGCTCGTACGTGGGTAGAAGGCTTATGGGAAGATTTTGAAACGACACGAGCAAAGGCAGGGCGTGAGTATAAGGGGCAGGAAGTAACGGAACAAATAGTGCTAAAGTGGATAAAGCAATATGGTCCTCATTTGCACAAATATGCACCTAAACAAGAAAAATTCGCGCATTTAAACCAAGATAATCAACCTAAAAACTAAACAAAATAACAAGCCTCCACCCACTAAGGGCTGGAGGCTTGTTGATGTTTACAGCTGTTCTTCTAAGTTTAATTTCTTTTGCAGGGTTTCTTCAGAGAAAACCCATCCCGTATACGAACTTAGAATGTTCAAGTTATCGTCTAGCTGAACGATGGCAACAAAAGGGTAGTGGCCCTTGCTGCGGTAACGTAAATCAACAAAGCGTACTTCCGTCAGATCATCCTTCATCTCTACTTCCCAGCGATATGTAGGAGAGAAGGACAGGAAGGCTGCTAAATTTTTATCTTTTCTTGCAGCATTAATGACCGGGTCATCAGGAATAGGGTCAAAGGAATACTTCTCAAAGAAATTTATTTGGTTATCACGTGATTCAGCAACATACAGAGTTGTCGGCGTCCGAATAACTAAATGGAATTGATTCCATCTGATTGTTGGCGACACAAAAATGTGAGTTGCATTTGGGTGAAGCCTGCGCGCATGTTTAACAACTTTTTGTTTCTCATAAATCCGCCAAATGTAGTACAGGGCTAATACAACATAAAGCAGTAAAAAGGTTATGCCAGGATGAGAACCAAATGCCCACATGGCAATAGCACCAAGATGCATAAAAAAGATAAATGGATCAAAAATATTGATCACGCCAAGTGCAATCCACCTGTTTGAAATTGGTCTCAGTGCCTGGGTACCGTAGGCATTGAAAATATCAACAAACACATGCAGAACGACGGCAAGAAGCGACCATAAAAAGATCGTCAGCCATTCAACACC carries:
- a CDS encoding glutamine ABC transporter substrate-binding protein — translated: MKKSYWKSVVFGGLLLVATACGSEDTSSEADNGAAAEDGERESYVVATDNAYVPFEFLDEETGELVGFDIDLMTAIAEEAGFDIEFEAMEFDGIVAGIGSGRFDIGIAGMTITEERKENIDFSQPYYDAGLIVAVHADNDEINSVDDLDGKVVATRTGSTSETYIRENTGGTPEAFPQITEAYQNVIQGRADAVIYDIPNVQYYASTEGGGQLKTVGEALTGEEYGIAFPKGSELRDIADEALTTLKENGTYAELYEKWFGERPDGM
- a CDS encoding ectoine synthase — translated: MKVVALKDIIGSDQEVKGENWTSRRLLLKKDGMGYSVHDTVIKAGTETHIWYQNHLEAVYCIEGEGEVETLKDNKVWPIKKDEIYALDENDEHLLRAKTDMRMVCVFNPPITGKETHDENGVYPVVDDE
- the ectB gene encoding diaminobutyrate--2-oxoglutarate transaminase — protein: MKQTDMNIFAQLESEVRSYCRSFPTVFTKAKGYKMWDESGKEYLDFFSGAGALNYGHNEDSMKEKLVNYIMSDGITHSLDMATQPKAEFLETFNEVILKPRNLEYKVMFPGPTGTNTVESALKLARKVTGRTDIISFTNGFHGMTIGSLSVTGNAFKRKGAGIPLQNVVTMPYDSFVNEGLDTLEYLERFLEDGGSGVDIPAAMILETVQGEGGINAASFEWLQRIEAICKRWGILLIVDDVQAGVGRTGTFFSFEKAGIKPDIVCMSKSIGGYGLPLAITLIRPDLDIWAPGEHNGTFRGNNHAFITATAALEFWKDPEFEHNIQKRSERIYSFLESIVEKYPEVKGEVRGRGYMVGIASVVEGLSEKIAAEAFNRGLIMETSGPKDEVFKLFPPLIIDDAGLEAGFEIIEASVKTALEAAEPVAN
- the ectA gene encoding diaminobutyrate acetyltransferase, with product MNLLKPTVNDGAAMWELVNHSTLDQNSAYKYIMMCEFFAETCVVAKDEDRVVGFITAFIPPTKPDVVFVWQIGVDASQRGRGLASQMLNELVKREGCKDVQYVEATVTPSNKASQSLFKRLARDHNTECEVLECFPEELFPGDNHEKELTFRIGPLR
- the sspA gene encoding gamma-type acid-soluble spore protein SspA; its protein translation is MAKKNRNKQQQEMQQQQQHQAEFANEFAEGSSAEQARQQQQKAAGKRQKKNQQ
- a CDS encoding YfhE family protein; amino-acid sequence: MESKKRHATEERSTLRKAQEVRFASEFRAADRAARRPAKS
- a CDS encoding GNAT family N-acetyltransferase, with translation MLKRRDVADSHALFELMVDPAVFPYVRHKASSYDEFAFLTKQTIEAEERGELISRTIVDEWGEPIGTINLFDVNDHSGFLGTWIGKPYFGKGYNQAAKDAFFSELFFQCEIQTVFMRIRKENIRSIKAATKLPYCTLANEIRTDVYQQINKDQEVYDLFQIEKDQYHLHLMRQELEQSQTFSQPYSQPFEAKEA
- a CDS encoding TIGR01777 family oxidoreductase; translated protein: MKIAVTGGTGFIGSKLTSALTKEGHSVYILTRNPDNKPEQPSVTYIKWLSEGAKPEKELEGIDAIVNLAGESIGEGRWTEERKKRIKSSRIAATKEVISILEKLDKKPDVLVNASATGYYGNSLTETFTEESSPVERNFLSDVVIEWEKEAIKAQELGIRTVFTRFGIVLSKEEGALNRMLLPYKLFAGGPLGSGKQWFSWVHIDDVVGLILFSLKQKAAEGPINVTSPHPLQMNDFGKVVGDVLGRPHWLPAPSFALKMALGEMSTLVLDGQKVLPVKAEKLGYTYHFRDLKPALCDLLK
- the recX gene encoding recombination regulator RecX produces the protein MIKITKVSVQKRSKERYNIFIDRGQGEEYGFSVDEDILIKIGLRKGLEIEEDELKEILDKDEEKKTHHLALHFLSYRMRSVKEMMEYLQKKERESKHIDTVVKRLLDQNLLNDEMFAASYIESKKLTLLKGPLKLKQELSQKGVGQAHIETALEGFTEDEQIDKLIKWIAKKESRKPKQSVSAYKQKLAGQLMNKGFTHSIIEQAMREVTFEVDNEEEWEALTYQASKLKRKYSSKYEGYEYLQRMKQALYQKGFPIEMINEYLSRENEDDMD
- a CDS encoding YfhH family protein, with the protein product MDEKRFSEMTTYELQQEIQKLNEKAKKAEQLGMMNEFAVHERRMIMAKAYLLDPADFKPGKEYMLNDEGSTFQISYLNGHFAWGYRDNGTTLDAVPISLLKQK
- a CDS encoding YpzG family protein — encoded protein: MGKPHKKFPYKDPFCSPRANPKHAFHQVNGETEQSYHNIVLEVQTRKRS
- the sspK gene encoding small acid-soluble spore protein K; translated protein: MRNKAKDFPESRKFTEKENDAFLSKRPDGSINDHPQERMARANKNQ
- a CDS encoding YfhJ family protein, whose protein sequence is METIFKRLTEELLAVNNELTAEAARTWVEGLWEDFETTRAKAGREYKGQEVTEQIVLKWIKQYGPHLHKYAPKQEKFAHLNQDNQPKN
- a CDS encoding metal-dependent hydrolase, which codes for MDTGTHVVMGIAIGGLATLDPNVSGDPTMQSAVMIAAIIGSQAPDFDTVLKLKNNAVYIRNHRGITHSLPALLVWPVLLTAGITLFMPGVEWLTIFLWSLLAVVLHVFVDIFNAYGTQALRPISNRWIALGVINIFDPFIFFMHLGAIAMWAFGSHPGITFLLLYVVLALYYIWRIYEKQKVVKHARRLHPNATHIFVSPTIRWNQFHLVIRTPTTLYVAESRDNQINFFEKYSFDPIPDDPVINAARKDKNLAAFLSFSPTYRWEVEMKDDLTEVRFVDLRYRSKGHYPFVAIVQLDDNLNILSSYTGWVFSEETLQKKLNLEEQL